The Anguilla rostrata isolate EN2019 chromosome 1, ASM1855537v3, whole genome shotgun sequence nucleotide sequence CTTCTACAGCCTGATTCACCTCAGACCTCAGATCCGTGAATAGAACCCAGATTTCCTCACAACTGACTTATCCACTTCCTTCAGTGAGCGACAACCTttcaaagaatgaaagaaaaactgtaTTCAGTACAGCCTTAAACTACCAGAATCCTTTAGCATAGGAGTTTACAGGGGAAATACAATAGGGTCCTCCTCAAAATGAGTGGCACATGCAAAAAGTAAAGCAAAGATGTGAGACATActgaaaatagcttttttttaacaacacaaATGATTCCATACAGATGGTCGCCATAATTAGGAAGTGCGACAACAACCTTTACACTGAGCGCACCCATGGCATGTGGTGCCATTGCAGCTATTGTGCGTTTTTCCTTGTTCGGTATTTAGGTATTCTGGgtggtatttcacaaagcaatattactgagttagctgtcTTGATGGGAAAACAGAATTAAATACAAAAGCTCAGACATCTAGCTGCCTAATGTACCTAGCTAAaagtaacgttacttacaggtccaacagaaaacaggccaactctGCATCTgcacttttcatccccttggcgaaCATCAGCTGATGCCACCAAGGAAAAACAATTCCAAGGCTGACTCTAGTTTTTGAACGAACCCTGTCGGCTTGTGGTTTTGCTTCGCTGTAGCTTTTCTTCTTAGCATCTGCTATTGCAGCAGCTAACAAGCAGCAAACACTTGCTGGAACCttatcccaaaccacaggctctgtagccacacccacccctccccacacagaagaGCGCCAAGGCCAAAAACATCCCGAACACATggtagaataacaaatacagataaaaggTCCATAAATTCAGCGAACGTGCATaaagactgagatggccattgcatCATAGATATACctagcatagttattttatgatattttcaagtgaaaaaatcctgcatagtatgccagTTATATATGAGTGGAGAATAAGAAATTACATAAGGTTCCCTCAAGGAACTAAGGATAATGTTTCATGGAAAAATCGGAAAAATCCTCAGTGCACTGCTAAATAAGAACCAATCAATCATGTCCTGTGAAAACAGTCTTTGAAGTCATCAGGTGGTCAGTCAAGAACAGTAAATAAGACAGTGAATGAGAGCAGTGCCTTTCATGTGGTGGTGGagtcagtcacagtctcagtctTACCTGCAAGAGCGAGCGCCAGGCGAAGCTCCTCTCTCAGCATCTCGAGGACGTCACTGACACCCCTGTGACCCTGGCAACAAAGAAACATGCAGTCATGACCtcccttttaatttttaaaaaatatctttatcTTAAttattgagaaataaacacattgcATAAGAGTCTTATAAGGGAATCTGTAGGCCTGCCACATGTATCACAGGGCATTGTTACGTCCATCAGAGTTACAATAACCGCATGACAGCTATGGATACATTACAAAAGCCACAGTAATACCAGAAAACCAAGTCTAGTTTACAAAAACCCAACTGTAACATCAGGACATGGTTGGATCTTTCTACTACAGTTCAGGCAGGTCATAGACATCGGTGGCAAAAttgatatttcaatttcaaaccCTGCTGCCCACTATCCTTGCACCCGCCAAAGAGTTCTCTCACCCCACAGGCGAGCCCCCACAGGACAGGTCGTCCCACAAACACCGCCCTAGCACCCAGGGCCAGGGCTTTCAACACGTCGGTCCCCTTGCGCACACCTCCGTCCAGGAACACCTCCACCTTGCCTTCCACCGCCTCCACTATCTGTGGGAGCGCGTCGatctgtacacatgcacacaggtggTTATGACACAGAGTAGGGATTAGAACTCAGACAATGGATCAGAACCCAGAGCAAGAGTTAGGACAGAGAGATTAGAACACAGACCATGTATCAGAACCCAGAACAAGAGTTAGAACAGGGAGATTAGAACACTGACCATGGGTCAGTACCCAGAGCAGGACTGACAACAGAGGGATTAGAACACAGACTATGGACCAAAAAGTGGAGGAAGACAAACAACAGCAGGATTAGAACATAGACCATGGATTCAAACCCAGAGCAGGACTGCACAGCAGAGGGATTAGAACACAGACCTTGGATCAGAACCCTGAGTACGACTGACAACAGAGGGATTACAACACAGACCATGGATCAGAACACAGATAGCAATGATTAAATCTCAGATGTTAGAAGGCAGGGATCAGAATACAAACCAGGGATTAGAAAACAGACCAGATTTCAGTACCACTGACAACAGGGGAATTACAACACAGACCATGGATCAGAACACAGATAGCAATGATTAAATCTCAGATGTTAGAAGGCAGGGATCAGAATACAAACCAGGGATTAGAAAACAGACCAGATTTCAGTACGACTGACAACAGAGGGATTACAGCACAGACCATGGATCAGAACACAGATAGCAATGATTAAATCTCAGATGTTAGAAGGCAGGGATCAGAATACAAACCAGGATGAAACAGCCAGAGTCAGTACGATAAACAGAGGGTACAGCAAACTGGATCAGACCAGATAGCAATGATTAAATCTCAGATGTTAGAAGGCAGAGTTCAGTACAAATTTGAACACTTTGGGATTTGAACCCTTACGGTGGCCAGGACAGAGTCCAGCTGTCGCGCTCCATGATTAGACACCAGAATCCCATCGACACCGTACTGAAGGGCCAGCTTGGCATCTTCAGCTGAGGAAGTGCACAAGCGCTAAAATAAGTAACCGTGCCTAAATTCTCCAGGTACTGTACGTTCAAAAGCATTGCACTGTTATGAGTATGGTTTTTTACTGTGGTCGAGAAGCCAAAAAGAAGTCTGTGttttttcactgcagtgtgctCAGATGAGAAATCTACGTTAAATGGAGCTGAAGCTTCCTCCTCGTTCCACTGATCCGTGGAAACGGCGCTTTACGCCGGACCCCGGCTGTGCCTGAACTCGGCTGCACATTTGTCATCAAAGGAGCTCAGtcagggagtgaaagagagaggaactCCACAGTTGGAATAGAGGCCTTTCTTGGCAGGCCTTCCCGACGGAATAAATCACATGTAATAAGGATTTctggacacacatgcatgcttatTTACACTGAGCGAAGCTATTTCTAAAAGTCGCTCTCTCTAGGTGGATGACTCCacccttctgtttctctttcagcCCTAAAGCTTACGCTATAAAACTAACTCCAGGAGATAAAATAAGGCCTCGGGCAACTAAATGGGGCTCTGTTGCTGAATTTAAAGTTACAAATTTCATTTGTAACACCAGTTGTGCCATGGCTCCTAGGAGTTATTCGGAAACATGCCGTATTTACACTAACATCCGGTTCAAAATGTTGCTATATCGGGTGAACCTTAAAATGACTGGCATATACTATACTAAGTTATGAATGAAACCATCTATGTATAGGAGCAAATGAACAGGTAAATGTTCATTTTAGGTAAAGCTtgctctgttatttttttatttcttttctcgGAGTGTAGCGATACCCAGGGCTAACTTACACCCACTCAACCTCTGGCAGGGGCTTTAAAGTCCCTGAGTTTAAAATAGATTTGCCTTATAGCTAATTGGACAGATATCTCAGAAAATAACATATATTCAATGCGTTCAGATAGTTTTCTTGCCAAAGTTGAATAATATTCagaatatatacaaaatatttgaTTAGTGGAAAAGGtggaacagaaaatgaaacaatggtaTATTGTtgcccaaaataaaacacatatttgAATTTTACTAAATATTGACAGGTGCATTCAATAAATAATTGTCCTGGAGAAAAAGAGCCTCATTCCCACCTTACCTGTTACTACTCTAGTGAGCACCACATGAAGAGAGGTCatcctcacatacacacagacattcaccTGTCAGTACTCCTTTCAGcaccacaggaagtgatgtcgtcTTTTTCAGCCAGGCAATGTCCTCCCATTGGAGAGTGGGATCGATGGCCTGAGCCACATATACAGCCAGGCCGCTGTCCTCACCGTACCCCTCCTTAGAGGAGAACGCCATGTCTGGGGAATCAAAATTAGCCATCCTGAAACAGAGCCAGCACACTCCAATTAGCCAAATAACTACTTGTGTCTGAGGTTCAGTTTATCAAAGATTATCTCAGAACTCCTCCTAAATCCTGCTTGGCCCTGTCTAGGCAGCACCTAGGCGTCCCATCTTGTCTTTCATACTAAAAAGTGGAGACACTGTTCAGCCCATGTTATTTCTTCCTAATGACACTGCTATCAAACAAAATTCAGTACAATGGGACATATAGGTTTTTGCACTTCATTGAACATGAACTTCACTATAAGCATCACTGCAACACTTGAATATGTTGCCATGCATACCCAAAGTTGcgataaa carries:
- the hao1 gene encoding hydroxyacid oxidase 1, with the protein product MSEKPVSVSDYEQEAKKVLPKAVFDYYFSGADEQETLADNVAAFSRWRLYPRVLRDVSQVDLSVSVLGQRLSMPVCVAATAMQRMAHPDGETATMRACCSAVTGMMLSSWATSTIEEVAEAGPAGVRWLQLYIYKDRNLTLSLVRRAEQAGYTGIFVTVDTPYLGRRRNDVRNRFKLPSHLRMANFDSPDMAFSSKEGYGEDSGLAVYVAQAIDPTLQWEDIAWLKKTTSLPVVLKGVLTAEDAKLALQYGVDGILVSNHGARQLDSVLATIDALPQIVEAVEGKVEVFLDGGVRKGTDVLKALALGARAVFVGRPVLWGLACGGHRGVSDVLEMLREELRLALALAGCRSLKEVDKSVVRKSGFYSRI